The genomic region GGTGCAGGCAGCCTGCATGGTGAGCGGGGCGGCACGGGGCGACGGGGAAGCGGATCCGGATCCGGAGCCGCCCGCCGCCACGCCGCCCGCGTCCCCGCAGGTGCAGTACCAGAAGTGCCTCGTGGCTGCCGCGCCGGGGCCGAAGGCGAAGCGCGCGGCCGCCGCGGGGGCGAAGGCGGGCGGGGGcagcggcggcgcggcggggcccggTCCGCGGAAGCGCGGGGTGCTGTCGCTGCTGGAGGCGTTCCGCCAGCGGCATGCGCTGCTGCACCTACCCTAACGCGGGCCCGCGGGGCTCGGCCGGACCGCGCCCCTCCGCCGCCCGCCAATAAAGCTCCGCATTCAGCTCCGCCTCCGCTTCGCTCCGCCCTCGATTCCGCCCCGCCGCGGTGCCGGGCGGAAGGGGCGCGGCGCGGTGACGTGTCGCCATGGCGGACCTCTACGTGAAGCCGGGTGAGGGCCGCGGCGCGGGGGGATGCGCTtccggggcgggggcggccgtGCCGTGCCGTCGCGCCGGCTCTCACCGCGGCCTCCGCTCCCTCCCGCAGGGAACGCGCGGCGCGGCTGGAACGACCCTCCGCAGTTCTCGTACGGGCTGCAGACGCGGGGCGCGGGCCCCGGGCGGACCCCGCTCAGTCGCCGGCCGCCGAGCGCTCCGCAGGGCCCCCCTGCAGGTCAGCGCCGCACAGCCGGGAGGGGTGGGGCCGCGGTGCTCCCGTGCGGCGGCGACGTCGGCCCCGCGGGCGGCCCCAGCCCTGAGCGCCTCGCGCCGCTCCGTTCCCCGCAGGTGCCCCTCCGGACCGCCCCCCCGCGGCGCTGGGGGCGCCCCCGTTGGGtcctcccggccccgccccgAGCGCCCGCGGCAGCCCGAGCCCCGCCCCTGGCGAGGAGGGCGGCGCCACGGGCGGGGACGTTCCTGCCGAAGCTGTGCTGGCCCCGCTGCGGGAGGCGCTGTCCGCGTGCCGCCCCGCCATGCAGGTGAGGCCCCGCCGCTCTCCGCCCGGAGCCGTTCCCGGGGCCGTCCCTCCTCGGGTCCGCCCGCCGGTGGAGCCCCGCCTAGCGCGTACCGCTGCTTTCAGAAACAAGTGTGCGACGACATCGGGCGGCGGCTGACGGCGCTCGGGGACGCGTGGGCCCGGGGGAAGCTGTCGGCCCCCGTGAGGAGGAGAATGGCCCTCTTGGTGCGAGGTGAGGGTAGGGGGAGCCGGGCCCTGAGCGGAGCCGCACGGAGCGGCCGCGGGACGCCGACGGGTTCCCCTTCGCCGCAGAGCTGGAGCGGCGCCGCTGGGACGCAGCCGACGAGATCCACCGCTCGCTGATGGTGGACCACGTGAACGAGGTGAGCCTGTGGCTGGTGGGCGTCAAGCGGCTGATCGCCGAGTGCAGGAACCTGCCCACGGCCGAGCCGGGCGAGGACAGCAACGCAGCTGGGCCCAGCCCGGAGGTGCCTGTGCCGCCCGGAGCTGCGAACTGAGTGGGGCAGCGTGAAGAGGGAACTTCAGGCTCCGGGCGTCATTTCTGCCTCTCACTTCTCTCCCAGAAAAGGGGATTTTTAATCACTGCGACATCGCGGTGGTGATTCACTACATGATGCTCAATAAACAGCACTAATCTGTCCCCAGCCCCCTTTCTCCGGGTACAGAGCTGCtgcgtggggctgcagcagcctcagctgcGGGTTGCAAGCCATGCAAGCCCACCATGGGAAGCAGTTCCACCCCTGTAGCACTGAGACCACACTGCAGCTGGCTGTGATGGCAGCATTGCCCATCCCTGCCACGGTGGGTGCAGTCTGGCACCCTCCGGCCTCACATTTGGCAACACTGGGGAGAGttttcagcagcagagtggGAGCCCAGGTCAGCTGGAGGGAGCAGCGGGAGAGGGGGAAGCAGAACCACCCCAGGCAGCCTCAGACCTGGTGTAGAAACATCACAACACAGGGTCAAGTGCTCTGTGGATGCTGCAGAGCAAGCAGCCCCCTGCCCCATCACTCTATCCTGTGcctgcctgccagcactgcccccaCCACAGCTGGGACAGTGAAGGAGATAAGTGGCAGCAC from Gallus gallus isolate bGalGal1 chromosome 13, bGalGal1.mat.broiler.GRCg7b, whole genome shotgun sequence harbors:
- the SRA1 gene encoding steroid receptor RNA activator 1; this translates as MADLYVKPGNARRGWNDPPQFSYGLQTRGAGPGRTPLSRRPPSAPQGPPAGAPPDRPPAALGAPPLGPPGPAPSARGSPSPAPGEEGGATGGDVPAEAVLAPLREALSACRPAMQKQVCDDIGRRLTALGDAWARGKLSAPVRRRMALLVRELERRRWDAADEIHRSLMVDHVNEVSLWLVGVKRLIAECRNLPTAEPGEDSNAAGPSPEVPVPPGAAN